In the genome of Nitratireductor sp. GISD-1A_MAKvit, the window TCTTCAGCTCAATGACAAAACCGCGGCAAGTGCGACGCGCAACGCCATCGTCGCGGCCAACCGTGTTCTCGCCGCCCTTCGGCAGGAGTTCACGCTGGGTCAGATGAACCACCACACTTCAGCCAGTGTTGGCGTTCTCGTTTTCAACGGCAGGGAAAAGGGGCCCGAGGTCCTGATGAAAAACGCGGACATGGCGATGTATCAGGCGAAGAATCAGGGGCGAAACAACGTCGCCCTGTTTGATCCCGAAGTGCTGCAGAAGGAGCACGCCCGGTTCCGCCTCCTCAGCGACATGCGCAGCGCGCTTGTCGAAAACCGGCTGGAGATGCATTACCAGCCGCAGGTCAATACTGCCGGACATGTGATCGGCGCAGAGGCGCTGTTACGCTGGAAACATGCAGACCATGGCAAGCTTTCGCCCAGCGACTTCGTCGCTCTTGCAGAACAGCACGGGCTGGCTGAACTGCTGGGCCGTGGAGTGATCGAATCAAGTCTGCGCACGCTCGCCGCCTGGAAAAAGAACCCGCGCCTGAGCGGCTTACGCATGGCTGTCAACATAAGCCTTAAATCTCTGCGCGATCCCGAATTCCTGGATTTCCTGCATGATCGGCTCGACGCGCACGCAGTCGCCCCGCAGCGCCTTACTCTCGAAATGACGGAACGTGTCCTGACCAGCGATCAGTTGCACATTTCCAGGCGAATGAACGAGTTGAAAGCACTTGGCGTGCGACTTTCGCTCGACGATTTCGGCACCGGGTACTCTTCCATCGCCTATCTGAAGAAGCTTCCCTTCGACGAGCTCAAGATCGACGGCAGTTTCATTGCCGAGCTTGAAGAGAATGAAAGCAATCGCGCGCTGGTGCAGACCATGTTGAACATGGCATCGACGCTCGGACTGTCTGCCGTGGCCGAGCATGTTCAGACACCACAGCAGGAAGCGCTCCTGAAAACGTGTGGCTGCACTTTTTTCCAGGGTTGGCTATACGGCCGCGCCATGACCGGAAGGGACTTCACGAAATTCGTACTCGAGCGCAATCCTGCCTCGATCTTGAAATTCCCCAACTCGCTTCAGGGTGCATAAAAAAACCGGGGCCGAAGCCCCGGTCTCAGATCCTGTCTGACAAACCTTCCGGTCAGCCGACGATCTCCGTATCGGAAAACCAGTAGCGGATCTCTTCGGCAGCCGTTTCAGGCGCATCCGAGCCGTGCACGGAGTTCTCGCCGATCGAGGTGGCGAACTCCTTGCGGATGGTGCCTTCGGCGGCTTCAGCGGGGTTGGTGGCGCCCATCACTTCGCGATTTTTCAGAATGGCGTTTTCGCCCTCGAGGACCTGAACGACGGTCGGGCCGGAAGACATGAACTCGCACAGTTCGTCAAAGAACGGACGCTCCTTGTGGACTGCGTAAAACCCTTCTGCCTGGCGACGGCTCATCCAAACACGCTTGGAGGCCACGACACGCAGGCCTGCATCCTCAAGCTTCTTTGTGATGGCACCGGTCAGGTTGCGCTTGGTGGCATCCGGTTTAATCATGGAAAATGTGCGTTCGATCGCCATGGTCTGTCCTTCGATTGTCTGGATTGCGGGGCAAGCCCGCATGTGGAGATGGCGCGCTCTATAGCGGTCCAGACGGCACAAGGGAAGGCCCAGCCGGTCAACTCGCGGCCGGCACCCGCCGTGCAAAGCCCTCATGCAGGTCCAGACAGCGTTCAAACCATGCGGCCACCGGATCGTCTTTCGCCAGCAGCCCGTACGTCGACACGATGCGGGCCCATTGAAACACCCCTGCCATGATATAGTCGGCAAAAAGTGGACCCTGCCCACCGAGAAACGGCTGTTCTGCCAACAGCGAACGCATCGGGGTCAGCGATGCCCGGAAGCCGGCAAGACGCTCTTCACGCCCCTTCACAACCTCTTCCAGAGTCTGCCCAAACCGTTTTTCGCGACTGGTCCGGAAATAAACCTGATCGGAACCATCCAGCATTGCGTGAATATCGAGTAAAAGCGCGCGGCCAACGAAGCCAGAAATGACGGTCTGCACCCACTTCTCGATGAAGCGTGCAAGCGTTTCGCCACCTGTTCCGGAAAATAGCGACGGCCCTGTCAGGATAGGTCCGGTCGAGATAAAGCGCGATCTGGAAGGAATCGGCCAGCCAGGTTTCACCATCCCGGATGACAGGCACCGTGGAAAAACTGCCTTCTCCTAAAGTGGGTATCTGGGTGAACAAGACAGGCACGGTTTCATAATCGAGCCCCTTGTGTCGGAGAGCAAAGGCAACTTTCCAACAGTGCGGGCTGAAAGGACGCCCCTTGTCCCTGCCAGCCAGTTCGTAAAGGACAATCGCCACGCTGCTTCCTCTGGTTTGCGACAGTTTTACAATGGCCGACCATTATTTACTCCACAAGAGGTCTTGGGCAAGAGACGTCCACCTCGCGCAATGCGCGCAATGGAAACAACTAATACAAGAAATTCGAATTTTTCAAAAATGTACTTTGAGCTTAAAAAATAAAATTTTATGAAAAATTTCATAACCTTGTAATTCAAAAAATAACGATCCATACCTCCAACTATTTAAATCTACATACCCCGCCCTACCCTCCTCTCTGTGTACAGCAACCACAATCTATCAGCGAGGAAGAGAATGACTCAGATTTGCAGCAATATTACCGGTACTCTCAAAAGCGCTGCTCTTGTATTGGCGCTCACCACACCTGCAGCAGCCATCGATCTCGGCGGCGTCAGTATTGGCGGAAACGACAAAGGTGGAGTAAGTGTCAGTGTCGGCGGCGTATCTGCTTCCGTTGGCACAAGCAACGGCGTTTCAGCGGATGTCGGAGCAGATCTGGGTTCGACCTCTGCCAATGTCGATGCCTCCGTTGGTGGCGGCAGCCTGGCTGATGTCAATGCAGATGCGAATGTCGGCAATGCGGTTAGCGCAAGAAGCAACACGACTGTCGGTGGAGGCAGGGGCAGCCTGCTCGATTCGAACACCACCGCATCCGTGGGAGGCGACAAAGGTCTGAACGCCGAGGTCGGAGTCAATGCCGGTAAAAGAGGCCTGGGCGTCCTGCTTGGCTTTGGCAAGCGCCCGAGCGACAACCCGGGCACGGGTAATCCTGGAAACGGCAATGGAGGCGGCATCATCGGTGGCGGCAATGGCGGCGGCAAAAGTGCGGCTGAAAGAGCCATTGAAGGCCTGAGCGACAAACAGATAGCGATCTACCGGAACCGGTGCGGCAGGATCCTGCGCAATCCGGCTGCCTGGGATTACGGTCTCGTGCAGATGTGCAAGGCTTTGAGTCAGGCTGCCTCCCGCTGAGATTGGAGCGACCCAAAAAGGTGTGACCCGTTTACCGGGTTGCACCTGTCTGCTTTCGGCAACACAAAGCGACTTCCGTGACTGGACTGACAGCGCACCGCCCGTGATGACTTGCCAGCGTCGCAACAAGCAGTCAAAACGCGCAGATGTTGACCATTTCAAACCTTTCGCTGCGCATTGCCGGACGTCTTCTCATCGACCAGGCTTCACTCACCCTGCCTGCCGGAACCAAGGCGGGCCTGGTCGGGCGGAATGGTACGGGCAAGACGACCCTGTTTCGCGCGATTACCGGCGACCTGGCTGCCGAAACCGGAACGATCAGCCTGCCCAAGGGAACACGGACCGGGCAAGTGGCGCAGGAGGCGCCGGGCACGGACGAGCCACTGATCGACATCGTGCTGCGGGCCGACACGGAACGCGCAGCGCTCTTGATTGAGGCCGAAACTGCGAGTGATCCGGATCGAATTGCAGAGATTCAAACCCGCCTGACCGATATCGACGCGCATTCAGCCGAAGCCAGGGCTGCATCCATTCTCTCGGGACTCGGCTTCGATGCCGAAGCGCAGAAGCGTCCGGCCTCGTCGTTTTCCGGCGGCTGGCGCATGCGCGTCGCGCTGGCCTCGGTGCTTTTCACCCAGCCAGATCTCCTGCTTCTGGACGAACCGACCAACTATCTCGATCTGGAGGGCACGCTCTGGCTCGAGAATTACCTGTCTCGATACCCGCACACGGTTCTGCTTATCAGCCATGATCGCGACCTTCTCAACCGGGCGGTTTCTTCGATCGTGCATCTGGAGCACAGGAAACTGACTTTCTGGCGCGGCGGTTACGACCAGTTCGCAAGACAATATGCCGAGAAGGCCGAGCTTCAGGAGAAGATGCGCGTCAAGCAGGAAGCCCAGCGCAAACACATGCAATCCTTCGTCGACCGCTTTCGCTACAAGGCATCGAAGGCGCGCCAGGCGCAATCCCGGCTCAAAGCCCTGGAACGCATGTCTCCCATGGCGGCGGTGCTCAACGAGACGGTCCTGCCATTTCGCTTTCCCAACCCCGAGAAGGCAGTTGCATCGCCCATCATCGCACTTGAGGGGGGAACTGTCGGTTACACCCCGGGAAAGCCGGTCCTGAAGGGGTTGACGCTGCGGATCGACAATGACGACCGAATTGCGCTGCTGGGTGCCAATGGAAACGGCAAGTCCACTTTTGCGAAACTGATCGCCGACCGGCTCACGCTCGAAAAGGGAACGAAAACCGTCGCCCCGGGCCTGAAAGTCTCGATTTTTGCCCAGCACCAGCTCGATGACCTGAGACCGGAGGAAAACGCCTATCAGCACCTGCGCCGACTGATGCCCGATGCACCTGAAGCGAAGGTGCGGGCGCGGGTAGCCCAGTTCGGGCTGACCACCGAAAAAATGACAACGCCGGCACGCGACTTATCCGGCGGCGAGAAAGCGCGCCTTCTCATGGGACTTGCAACCTTCGAAGCCCCGCATCTTCTCATTCTCGACGAACCGACAAACCATCTGGACATCGACAGCCGCGAGGCGCTGGTGGAGGCGCTCAACATGTTCGACGGAGCCGTGATCCTGATCAGCCACGACCGGCACCTGATCGAAGCAACCGCCGACCGGCTCTGGATTGTCGGGGACGGCACCGTTTCGCCCTTCGATGGCGATATGGACGATTACCGCAACCGTATGACCGGTGGTGTGACGCGCAGCAAGGAAAAGCGGGAAGCAGAGAAAGCCTCCAAGGCAGACAAACGCAAGGAAGCAGCACGGCGCCGGGCGGCCCTTGAACCGCTCGCCAAAGAGATCAAGGCCACTGAGGGACTGATCGAGCGCACGCGAAAGCGGATCGACACGATCGAGGCACGCCTGGCCGATACGAGCCTTTATGACAAGGAGCCGGAAAAGGTCTCATCGCTGGCCAAGGAACGCGCTGACCTTGCTGCCATGCTGGAACGCCACGAAGACCGGTGGCTCTCGCTTTCCAGCGAATATGAAGAGGGGATGGCCTGATGGCGCAACCGCTTACCATAGGGTTCGACGCGGATGACACGCTCTGGCACAATGAGCGTTTCTACCGGCTCACGGAAGCGCGTTTCGCCGAGTTTCTCGCCGATTTCGCGGAGGCGGAGCATCTGTCCGAACGGCTCTTGCAGGCCGAGAAGCGCAATCTGGGACGTTACGGTTTCGGCATCAAGGGGTTCACACTCTCGATGATCGAGACGGCCATCGAAGTGACTGATGGCCGGGTTCCGGCTGCAACGATCCGCGACATTCTCGAAGCCGGCCGGGAGATGCTCGAGCATCCCGTCGAAACGCTGCCACATGCCCGGGAAACACTGGAACGCCTGTCCGGACGCCACCGGCTGGTGTTGATCACCAAGGGCGACCTTTTCGATCAGGAACGCAAACTTGCGGCTTCCGGGCTTGGCGACTATTTCCACGCCGTCGAGATTGTCAGCGACAAATCGCGCGTCACCTATGAGCGCATCTTTGCCGCCCATGGCGATGGGCCGGACCGCTCCATGATGATCGGAAATTCACTCAAATCGGATGTGATCCCCGCCATTGAAGCCGGCGCCTGGGGTGTGTTCGTTCCCCACGATCTGACATGGTCTCATGAGCACGCCGAAGAACCAGGGACAGCCCCCCGCTTCCGCAAAATCGCTCATCTGGGGGAAGTCGATACAGTTTTGGCAGAAATCGGCTGGTAATCCCGGCGGCGGACTGGAGCCAGAGGTCCTTGATAGCTGAGCCCCTCTGGTTGCGCTAGGCCTTCTTCTGCCAGCGCCTGTCGGGCCCCTGCTGCCAATAGGTAACGGCATGACCTGCCGATTTGAGCGATTTCCAGTGTCCGCGAGCCGCGTCGAGCTGAGCAGCGTCGTGACCGTCAAACATCACGACCGCACGTTCATAGCCGTCCACGCCGGCTGGGTCCGCGCCATCCACAAAGAAGCGGATGCGGGCATTGTTGGGATTGGCAGCAGCGTCGGTCAAAATCACGGGCTGGTGCTCGGGATGCGCGTCGCGGTCGGTGGCATGGGCGAGAAAGGATTCCTCGCGCCATGTCCACAACCAGTTGTCGAGCGCTTCACAGCGTTCGCGCGTGCCTGTCTGGATGACCACTCTCCATCCCCGCTCAAGACTTTTCTCCACGAGAGGAGGCAATGCCTCCTCCAGTGTCGATTCGGTCAGGTGATAAAAGAGGACATCCATCGGCCTATTCGTAGCTGTCGGCGACGAGACGGTCGAGCAGCCGCACGCCGAAACCAGAGCCCCAGGACCGGTTCACCTCATCGAGCGGTGCACCCATTGCGGTGCCAGCGACATCCAGATGAGCCCAGTTCGTGTCTTTGACGAAGCGCTTAAGGAACTGGGCCGCAGTGACGGAGCCCGCCAGACGGCCGGACGAGTTTTTCATGTCGGCATTCTTGGAATCGATCTGCTTGTCATATTCCTCGCCAAGCGGCAGGCGCCACAGCTTTTCACCCGTCGCCTCACCTGCGGCGGCGAGCTGTTCGGCGAGCGTGTCATCGTTGGAAAACAGCCCCGCTCGATGATGGCCGAGCGCCACCATCACCGCGCCTGTCAGCGTTGCGAGATCGACCATGAACTGCGGTTTGAAGCGATCATTGCAGTACCAGAGCACGTCGGCGAGTACGAGCCGGCCCTCGGCATCGGTATTGATGACCTCAATGGTCTGCCCCGACATTGAGGTTACGATGTCGCCGGGCCTCTGGGCATTGCCGTCGGGCATGTTTTCGACCAGCCCCACCAGACCGACCGCATTTACCTTTGCCTTGCGCGCAGCGAGTGCATGCATGACGCCGACCACGGCGGCTGCACCGCCCATGTCGCCCTTCATGTCTTCCATGCCGCCAGCCGGTTTTATGGAGATGCCGCCCGTGTCGAACACGACGCCCTTGCCAACGAAGGCGAGCGGCCTTTCCTTGGATTTTCCGCCGTTCCACTCGATAACGGCCAGCCTTGGCGGCCGGACAGACCCCTGCGCGACACCGAGCAGCGCCCCCATCCCGAGCTTCTTCATCTCTTTCTCGGTCAGGATTTCCACGCTGGCACCGAGTTTTTCCAGCTCCTTGGCCTTGGCGGCGAACTCGACCGGCCCCAATACATTGGCAGGCTCATTGACGAGATCGCGCGCGAGCATGACGCCTTCTGCCACCGCTTCAGCGCGCATGAATGCCTTTTTCGCGGCGGACGGGTCTGCGCACTGGATGACGATCTTCAGCTTCTTCGCCGGTTTGTCATTGCCGTTTTCCCGGCTCGTCGTCTTGTATTTCTCAAAACGATAGGCGCGCAAAAGCATACCCAGGGCGATGTTTGCGGCATCCCCAGCGCCAATCTTCCCATCCTTCAAGTCAACGACAACGGTGATTTCACCGGCCGACTTGCCCGCAGCGAGCGCTGCGCCGCCGATCTTTACCCATTCCTGTTCGCCAAGCTGCGAAGGGTTGCCGATGCCGACGGCGGCCAGACGGTCAAGCTGCGTGCCTTCAGGAGCAAGAACCTCGACGCTTTTTGCCAGTTTCCCCGAGAATCCCGAGATTTCCGATGCACGTGCCAGAACACCCTCCGGGTCACACGCGCTGGCCTGGTCTCCAAGCCCTCCGCCCTGCGGTGCAAGGACGATAACAGTGCCTTTCCCAGGGGTTGAAAATTTGGCGAAGGAGACACTCGGTCTGTCGGTCATGATAATTCCCAGATTTCCACGATTGGTCGTTTTGGAGACGGGCGCGATCTTGGAGGTTTTATGCGAATTGGCAAGAGCCGGAGCCTGGCGGACCGTCTTTTTTCGCCCCGGTACGGACTGCGGGCGATCGCGCTATCGTTGCATAAGCATATTGTTAACCGCGTTTGTTTCACATTTTCTAACCAGTACTGCCCAGACTCCCGGAAGGGACAAGAATTGGTGGGCTGCTCCTCAAAGCCATCACGAGTGCATTGTGTGTCTGCGCGTCGACCGTTAGGTTCGCGCGCGCCCCAGAGGCTGCTCTAACGAAACGGATCGTCGATTTCCATGAAGGTGATCGAACTTTACATCATGCGTCGCACCTTCGCGCTGTTTGCAGCAGCGTTGCTGTGGGTGCTCGCGCTGGTGTGGACCACGCAGGTTCTGAACCGTATTGACCTGGTGACCGACAGCGGTCAGTCGGCAGGCACCTTCTTCTTCGTTGCCGCGCTCGTGCTGCCCTCCGTCATACCGATCGTGATTCCGTTCGCCCTGGGTATTGCCGTTGCGCAAACTTTGGCGACGATGAATGCCGATTCCGAGCTGGTGGTCATCAATGCTTCGGGTGCCCCGCGCTCGATCATCGTCAAGCCGGTTCTCATCATTGCGATTGGCGCCAGCCTTGCATCTTTTATGATCAACAACACGCTGGAGCCCGCGTCGCGCCAGGCCTTTCGCACGGTGCTTGCCAATGCACGCGCAGATCTGATCACGACCGTGCTGCAGGAAGGCTCGTTTCAAAAAGTCGATGACGGGCTGTTCGTGCAGGTCTCCGAACGCCTTCCCAACGGCCTTCTGGGCGGAATTTTCGTCTCCGATTCGCGCGATGAGAACACCAAGCTGATCTATCATGCGAGAACCGGTGCGGCCGTGGAGCGCGAGGGGGGCTCGGTACTGGTGATGCAGGACGGCATGGTGCAGCGCCAATCGGCAAACGGCGATGTCTCGACCATCCGTTTTGATTCCTATGCATTTGATCTATCGCAGTTTTCCAGTGGCGGCGGCGGCAAACCGACCCTGCACCCCAAGGACCGTTCTCTCGCCTTTCTGCTCGATCCGGACGTGAATGACAGTTTTTATCAAAAATCGCCGCAGATCATTCGTGCCGAACTGCATATGCGCCTTTCCGAATGGCTCTATCCGCTCGTCTTTGCCATGGTAGCGCTCGCGGTTGCCGGTGATGCACGCTCTTTCCGTGAAGCGCGACTGCACCCGATTGTCACGACCATGGCAATTTCGCTGATCGTGCGCTGGGTCGGTTTTTATTCGGGCACGGAAGCGGAAAGCTCTCCGGTCTTCTCTTTCGTGCTTTACGCGGCTCCGATTTCGATGATTTGCCTATGTGCGGTGTTCATTGCGACCACTCGTGTGATGGAACTGCCAACGCACTGGGTGGAAAAACTGCACGCGCGCACGCACCGTCTGACGGAAACCATGACACACTGGCGGTTCAAACTGGCCCACGCTCGTTCCTCCGACAGGAGGCGCGGATGATCGGCCTCACACTTGGCGGATATTTTTTCCGGCGGTACGCTTCGATCGCTGCATGGAATTTTTTCGGCATCGGGCTTTTGGTCTTCATCGTGACCTTTGCGGAGGTTTCCAGCCGCTCTGCCGGTCTGCCCGGTTACACGGCGCAGTGGGCCTTTTCGCTTGCTGCCCTGCAGACCCCAATCATTCTTCTTCAGGCTGTCCCTTTTATCGGGCTGATCGCTGCCATGGCCACGTTGATCAGCCTGAATCGGAAATACGAGCTTGTGGTTGCGCGTGCCGCGGGCGTCTCGGCATGGCAATTTCTGACACCGATCGCATTTGGATCCTTTCTGTTCGGCGTGCTCGCTGTCGCCGCGCTGAACCCGCTCGCAGCCAACGGCTTTGCGCAGGCACAGCTGGTCGAGGCCGAGGTTCGGGGTGCAAAAAGCAACGCCAATTCGGAAGCCGAACAATGGATCAAGCAGCGCTTCGAAGATGAAGAAACGATCATCGGTTCGAGTGCGGTTCTCAACGGGGGCCAGACCCTGGTGAGACCGGTTTTTTTCCGAATCGACACCGACGGGCGAATCGTCGAACGCCTGGACGCCGAACGGGCGTTTCTGCGCGATGGATTCTGGGAGCTGCGGGACGTGGCACGTCGACGCGGTACCGCTGCGGCAGAACGACTGACGAGCCTGCAGATAGCGACCAATCTGCAGCCCGAATTCGTGGGTGAACAGCTGGCGCGCCCTGAGGCCACTTCGATCTACGAGTTGCCTGGAAAAATTGAAGTGGCGAGGTCTTTCGGGCTCAAGGCAAACGCATTTGCCACGCATTTTCATTCACTTGTAGTGTTACCCGCCCTGCTGGTCGCGATGACGCTGATTGCCGCTACGGTATCCATGAGATTTACCCGAATGGGACAGTCAGCAACCGTGATTCTGGGTGGCATCCTTGCCGGCTTTCTGCTTTATGTGGTTTCGGTCTTGGTCAAGGCGTTCGGCAGCGCCGGAGTTGTTCCTCCGGTGGTAGCTGCGTGGACGCCTGTGGCTGTCGCGATGTTCTATGGGGTCACTTTCCTGTTGTACAAGGAGGACGGTTAGTGGGGGTTACGGCAAAAAGAGCCGGCATGTCCGCACGGTCAGCGCTTTTATTGAGTGCGACCGCGTTGGCGACCTTGTGCACCTATTCATTGCTTCCCATGGCCCCCGCTCTCGCGCAGACCGGCGGCCTGGACGTTTCCGATCTGCCCCAGAACGCTCAGATGCTTCTGACCGCAGACAATCTCATTTATGACAACGATCAAAGCACCATCACCGCTGCCGGTGGCGTGCAGATCGAGTATGCCGGGAACAGTCTCGTTGCCGACCGGGTCGTCTACGACCGCAGGACCTCGCGCGTGATGGCACGCGGCCGTGTTCAGATCATCGAAGAAGACGGCGATCGCATTTTTGCTGACGAGATCGACGTCACGGATGATTTTCGTGATGGCTTCGTCAACGCGTTGCGCGTGGAAACCGTCGACAAAACCTATTTCGCAGCAGAAAGCGCGGAGCGTTCTGGCGGCAGGCTGACGACATTCAACAATGGTGTCTACACCGCCTGTGAACCCTGTAAAGAGAAACCTGGAAAACCGCCGATCTGGCAGATCAAGGCACAGAAGATCATCTGGAACGGGGAAGCAAAGACGGTTCGTTTCGAGGGATCGCGATTCGAATTTTTCGGCATGCCGATCGCTTATCTGCCGTTCTTCGAAGTGGCCGACCCGACGGTGAAACGGAAGTCCGGTTTTCTGATTCCGAGCGCCTCCTACAGCGAAGAGCTGGGTGTTGGCGTCAGCGTCCCCTATTACCTGGCCTTCTCGCCGACCTACGACCTCACTGTAACGGGAACCTACTACACCAAGCAGGGTTTTCTCGGTGAGGCGGAGTGGCGGCAACGCTTCGACAATGGTCAGTACAGCGTCACGGTAGCAGGGATCAGGCAGCAGGATCCCGAAGCCTGGAGCTCCGGTACGGTCAACGCAAGCGAGACCACGCGTGGCATGATCGGCTCCAAGGGCCAGTTCCGGATCAACCCGCGCTGGAGCTTCGGCTGGGATGTTCTGGCCCAGTCGGACAAGAATTTTTCGCGCACCTACGGCATTGACGGATTTTCCGACACGGTCCAGACATCGGAGCTTTACCTGACAGGGCTCGATGACCGGAATTTCTTCGACCTGCGTGCCTATCATTTTGACATTCAGGAGAATGTGCCGGACAGCTCTTCCAGCGCACGTGACAGGAAGCAGCCCTGGGTTTTGCCGAGCTTCGACTATTCCTACACGCCGGATGAGGCGGTAGCCGGCGGTGAGCTGAACCTCGACGTCAATGTGCAGACCGTTTACCGGGATGCCTTGAGCGGGAGCCTCGCTTCGACAACTCCCGCTGTTTACGACCGCATTGACGGTGTCGAGGGACTGGGTAGCCGCCTGACGGCCGAGGCCGAGTGGAAACGCTCTTTCGTCAGCGCGGGCGGGCTTGTGATCACGCCGCTGTTGCAGGCACGCGGCGATGCGATCTACACCGATTACGATGCCAACACGGTCAATGGTGTGACAAGCTTCGAGCTGAACGGAACACCTGTCGGCAGCGACGTTCGCTCCTCTTATTACCGGTATATGGCGACTGCAGGCCTTGAAGCTCGCTGGCCGATACTCTTTTCAACGTCGAGCGCCAGCCATGTGCTGGAGCCCATGGCGCAGATTTTCGTGCGGCCCGACGCTCCCTATCAGGAGAGCCTGGGCATTCCCAACGAAGATGCGCAATCGCTTGTGTTCGATGCGACGACCCTGTTCGAACGCGACAAGTTCTCCGGTTATGACCGGATCGAGGGCGGCACGCGTGCCAATGTCGGCATTCGCTATTCAGGCAGTTTTGCCAATGGCTGGACGACCCAGGGGTTGATCGGACAATCCTACCATCTGGCAGGCGACAATCCGTATGCCCAGCCGGATCTCGTTCACGCCGGTGCCTATTCCGGACTTGAAACCGACGTTTCCGATCTGGTCGTGATGGCCGGCATAGCAAGCCCGAACGGGTTTGCCTTCTCGGCAGGCGCGCGCTTTGATGAAGAGACGCTTGATCTGCGTCGGACAGACCTGAAATCGGCAGCCGAGTTCGGGCCGGTCACCACCTCGCTGCAATATGCCTACATCCAGTCACAGCCGAATTACGGCTTTGACGAAGACCGACAGGAATTTACCGGCATTGCCAAGGTTCGGTTTGATGAGAACTGGAGCGGCTTCGCTTC includes:
- a CDS encoding HAD family hydrolase encodes the protein MMAQPLTIGFDADDTLWHNERFYRLTEARFAEFLADFAEAEHLSERLLQAEKRNLGRYGFGIKGFTLSMIETAIEVTDGRVPAATIRDILEAGREMLEHPVETLPHARETLERLSGRHRLVLITKGDLFDQERKLAASGLGDYFHAVEIVSDKSRVTYERIFAAHGDGPDRSMMIGNSLKSDVIPAIEAGAWGVFVPHDLTWSHEHAEEPGTAPRFRKIAHLGEVDTVLAEIGW
- a CDS encoding ABC-F family ATP-binding cassette domain-containing protein, which gives rise to MLTISNLSLRIAGRLLIDQASLTLPAGTKAGLVGRNGTGKTTLFRAITGDLAAETGTISLPKGTRTGQVAQEAPGTDEPLIDIVLRADTERAALLIEAETASDPDRIAEIQTRLTDIDAHSAEARAASILSGLGFDAEAQKRPASSFSGGWRMRVALASVLFTQPDLLLLDEPTNYLDLEGTLWLENYLSRYPHTVLLISHDRDLLNRAVSSIVHLEHRKLTFWRGGYDQFARQYAEKAELQEKMRVKQEAQRKHMQSFVDRFRYKASKARQAQSRLKALERMSPMAAVLNETVLPFRFPNPEKAVASPIIALEGGTVGYTPGKPVLKGLTLRIDNDDRIALLGANGNGKSTFAKLIADRLTLEKGTKTVAPGLKVSIFAQHQLDDLRPEENAYQHLRRLMPDAPEAKVRARVAQFGLTTEKMTTPARDLSGGEKARLLMGLATFEAPHLLILDEPTNHLDIDSREALVEALNMFDGAVILISHDRHLIEATADRLWIVGDGTVSPFDGDMDDYRNRMTGGVTRSKEKREAEKASKADKRKEAARRRAALEPLAKEIKATEGLIERTRKRIDTIEARLADTSLYDKEPEKVSSLAKERADLAAMLERHEDRWLSLSSEYEEGMA
- a CDS encoding LptF/LptG family permease; amino-acid sequence: MKVIELYIMRRTFALFAAALLWVLALVWTTQVLNRIDLVTDSGQSAGTFFFVAALVLPSVIPIVIPFALGIAVAQTLATMNADSELVVINASGAPRSIIVKPVLIIAIGASLASFMINNTLEPASRQAFRTVLANARADLITTVLQEGSFQKVDDGLFVQVSERLPNGLLGGIFVSDSRDENTKLIYHARTGAAVEREGGSVLVMQDGMVQRQSANGDVSTIRFDSYAFDLSQFSSGGGGKPTLHPKDRSLAFLLDPDVNDSFYQKSPQIIRAELHMRLSEWLYPLVFAMVALAVAGDARSFREARLHPIVTTMAISLIVRWVGFYSGTEAESSPVFSFVLYAAPISMICLCAVFIATTRVMELPTHWVEKLHARTHRLTETMTHWRFKLAHARSSDRRRG
- the ndk gene encoding nucleoside-diphosphate kinase → MAIERTFSMIKPDATKRNLTGAITKKLEDAGLRVVASKRVWMSRRQAEGFYAVHKERPFFDELCEFMSSGPTVVQVLEGENAILKNREVMGATNPAEAAEGTIRKEFATSIGENSVHGSDAPETAAEEIRYWFSDTEIVG
- a CDS encoding DNA polymerase III subunit chi, with product MDVLFYHLTESTLEEALPPLVEKSLERGWRVVIQTGTRERCEALDNWLWTWREESFLAHATDRDAHPEHQPVILTDAAANPNNARIRFFVDGADPAGVDGYERAVVMFDGHDAAQLDAARGHWKSLKSAGHAVTYWQQGPDRRWQKKA
- the lptG gene encoding LPS export ABC transporter permease LptG, yielding MIGLTLGGYFFRRYASIAAWNFFGIGLLVFIVTFAEVSSRSAGLPGYTAQWAFSLAALQTPIILLQAVPFIGLIAAMATLISLNRKYELVVARAAGVSAWQFLTPIAFGSFLFGVLAVAALNPLAANGFAQAQLVEAEVRGAKSNANSEAEQWIKQRFEDEETIIGSSAVLNGGQTLVRPVFFRIDTDGRIVERLDAERAFLRDGFWELRDVARRRGTAAAERLTSLQIATNLQPEFVGEQLARPEATSIYELPGKIEVARSFGLKANAFATHFHSLVVLPALLVAMTLIAATVSMRFTRMGQSATVILGGILAGFLLYVVSVLVKAFGSAGVVPPVVAAWTPVAVAMFYGVTFLLYKEDG
- a CDS encoding leucyl aminopeptidase produces the protein MTDRPSVSFAKFSTPGKGTVIVLAPQGGGLGDQASACDPEGVLARASEISGFSGKLAKSVEVLAPEGTQLDRLAAVGIGNPSQLGEQEWVKIGGAALAAGKSAGEITVVVDLKDGKIGAGDAANIALGMLLRAYRFEKYKTTSRENGNDKPAKKLKIVIQCADPSAAKKAFMRAEAVAEGVMLARDLVNEPANVLGPVEFAAKAKELEKLGASVEILTEKEMKKLGMGALLGVAQGSVRPPRLAVIEWNGGKSKERPLAFVGKGVVFDTGGISIKPAGGMEDMKGDMGGAAAVVGVMHALAARKAKVNAVGLVGLVENMPDGNAQRPGDIVTSMSGQTIEVINTDAEGRLVLADVLWYCNDRFKPQFMVDLATLTGAVMVALGHHRAGLFSNDDTLAEQLAAAGEATGEKLWRLPLGEEYDKQIDSKNADMKNSSGRLAGSVTAAQFLKRFVKDTNWAHLDVAGTAMGAPLDEVNRSWGSGFGVRLLDRLVADSYE